In a single window of the Nocardioides massiliensis genome:
- a CDS encoding MarR family transcriptional regulator translates to MAPTIEKLARTDVGLASALRLSVFRLVRRLRSERDPDNELSIGQLAVLGDLLREGEASVGELARRQMVQPPTMTRAINDLEAAGYVTRRACEDDGRRALISISDQGAATLAADRKRRDAWLARELRNLTPEERDALRTAAPILERLANA, encoded by the coding sequence ATGGCACCCACGATCGAGAAGCTCGCGCGCACGGACGTCGGTCTGGCGTCCGCGCTGCGGCTGTCCGTCTTCCGGCTGGTGCGCCGCCTCCGCTCCGAGCGGGACCCCGACAACGAGCTGAGCATCGGCCAGCTCGCGGTGCTGGGTGACCTGCTGCGCGAGGGGGAGGCCAGCGTCGGTGAGCTCGCCCGGCGCCAGATGGTCCAGCCCCCGACGATGACCCGCGCGATCAACGACCTCGAGGCCGCTGGCTACGTGACCCGGCGGGCGTGCGAGGACGACGGCCGCCGCGCGCTGATCAGCATCTCCGACCAGGGAGCCGCGACGCTGGCTGCTGATCGCAAGCGCCGCGACGCGTGGCTCGCGCGCGAGCTGCGCAACCTGACCCCCGAGGAGCGCGACGCGCTCCGCACTGCCGCACCGATCCTCGAAAGGCTGGCCAACGCTTGA